The Chrysemys picta bellii isolate R12L10 chromosome 5, ASM1138683v2, whole genome shotgun sequence genome includes a window with the following:
- the LOC135984091 gene encoding myb/SANT-like DNA-binding domain-containing protein 2: protein MAMQSQTRKRAPAWTDREVLDLIAVWGDESVLSELRLKRRNAKIYEKISKAMTERGYSWDATQCRMKIKELRQGYQKTKEANGRSGSQPQTCRFYEALHFILGAAATTTPPLTVDSEDGILSTPASSEMLADGEDEEGDEEDEAVDSAYNADFPDSQDLFITLTEIPYQPSPGVNPDPESGEGSVAVTVSRPTLASHSQRLAQVRRRKKRTRDEMFSELMGCS, encoded by the exons atggccatgcaatctcagactagaaagagggccccagcatggactgatcgggaagtcttggatctgatcgctgtgtggggtgatgagtccgtgctttcggagctgcgattgaaaagacggaatgcaaagatttacgagaagatctcaaaagccatgacagagagaggatacagctgggatgcaacgcagtgccgcatgaaaatcaaggagctgagacaagggtaccagaagaccaaagaggcaaatggacgctccggatcccagccccagacatgccgtttctatgaggcactgcatttcatcctaggtgcggccgccaccactaccccaccgctgaccgtggactctgaggatgggatattgtcgacgcccgcttcctcggagatgttagcggacggggaagatgaggaaggagatgaggaggacgaggcagtcgacagcgcttacaatgctgatttccccgacagccaggatctcttcatcactctcaccgagatcccctaccaaccgtccccaggcgttaacccggacccagaatcaggggaaggatcagtcg ctgtgactgtctcccgacctaccctggcatcacactcccagaggctggcgcaggttaggcgtagaaagaaaaggacacgggacgaaatgttctcagaacttatgggctgctcctga